In a genomic window of Plectropomus leopardus isolate mb chromosome 6, YSFRI_Pleo_2.0, whole genome shotgun sequence:
- the LOC121944739 gene encoding far upstream element-binding protein 3-like translates to MSARVTVVSCRPAVIGRGGEQITRIQLESGCKIQIAADSGGLMERPCSLTGTPESIEQAKRLLVQIVDRCRNGPGFHGDGEGGASVQEMLIPASKVGLVIGRGGDTIKQLQERAGVKMMMIQDGPMPTGADKPLRISGDPYKVQAARELVLEVIREKDGDFRSGRNDFSARLGGTSLDVPVPRFAVGIVIGRNGEMIKKIQNDAGVRIQFKADDGISPERVAMVMGQPDRCQHAVHLINELIQTAQERDGFGSALRGGRVRGRGDWTMGSPGPLQEVTYTIPADKCGLVIGKGGETIKSINQQSGAHVELQRNPPPSTDPNTRVFTIRGTAQQMDLARQLIDDKIGGSGIMSNGGFGFSPFTQGPATHQNCGSGQTFLTGVWGNTYQTSWQNPGQQDPGHSVAQTGQMDYSKAWEQYYKKLGQQNQPQSLMTDYSKAWEDYYKRMFVSAGQSSQQSSVPDYTAALAEYYRQQPYMWNPAQIQDH, encoded by the exons ATGTC AGCGCGTGTAACGGTTGTGTCCTGTCGTCCTGCAGTCATCGGCAGAGGAGGTGAACAGATCACCAGGATCCAGCTGGAGTCGGGCTGTAAGATCCAGATCGCTGCTG ACAGTGGAGGTCTGATGGAGCGGCCATGTTCCCTGACTGGAACTCCAGAGAGCATCGA gcaGGCGAAGCGGCTTCTGGTCCAGATCGTGGACCGCTGTAGAAACGGTCCAGGTTTCCACGGCGACGGTGAAGGCGGAGCCTCTGTGCAGGAGATGCTGATCCCGGCCAGTAAGGTGGGGCTGGTGATTGGTCGAGGAGGAGACACCATCAAACAGCTGCAG gAGCGAGCGGgggtgaagatgatgatgatccAGGACGGACCGATGCCCACAGGAGCCGACAAACCTCTCCGCATCTCTGGAGACCCGTACAAAGTGCAG GCAGCGAGGGAGTTGGTGTTGGAGGTGATCCGAGAGAAGGACGGAGACTTCAGGTCGGGACGAAACGACTTCAGCGCCCGTCTGGGAGGAACCAGCCTGGAC GTCCCTGTCCCACGCTTCGCTGTCGGCATCGTGATCGGCCGGAACGGAGAAATGATCAAGAAGATCCAGAACGATGCAGGAGTCCGGATCCAGTTTAAAGCAG ATGATGGCATCAGTCCGGAgcgtgttgccatggtgatgggTCAGCCAGACCGCTGTCAGCACGCTGTCCACCTTATCAACGAGCTCATCCAGACTgcacag GAGCGTGACGGTTTCGGCTCGGCCCTGCGAGGCGGGAGGGTCAGAGGTCGCGGTGATTGGACCATGGGTTCTCCTGGTCCGCTACAGGAAGTGACCTACACCATCCCTGCTGACAAGTGCGGCCTGGTGATCGGCAAAG gTGGAGAAACCATAAAGAGTATTAACCAGCAGTCCGGAGCTCACGTGGAGCTGCAGAGGAACCCGCCGCCCTCCACTGACCCCAACACCCGGGTCTTCACCATCAGAGGCACCGCCCAGCAGATGGACCTCGCCCGCCAGCTCATAGACGACAAGATCGGG GGTTCAGGTATTATGAGTAACGGAGGCTTCGGCTTCAGTCCTTTCACCCAGGGTCCTGCTACGCACCAGAA TTGTGGCAGCGGTCAGACCTTCCTGACTGGAGTTTGGGGAAACACCTACCAGACCAGCTGGCAGAACCCTGGACAACAAGAccctg gtcacAGTGTGGCTCAGACAGGACAGATGGACTACTCTAAAGCATGGGAGCAGTACTATAAGAAGCTAG gtcAGCAGAACCAGCCGCAGAGTTTGATGACAGACTACAGTAAGGCCTGGGAGGACTACTACAAG